Proteins encoded together in one Leptospira meyeri window:
- the pheA gene encoding prephenate dehydratase, with translation MSSAEEELKKLRAGIDSLDTEIIALIQKRAGFAQEIGRVKKESGGPIYRPDREKDVYEKVTKLSGGPLPASVIRAIYREMMSGTIALEHPLKIGFLGPEGSFSHSALRAKFGTSIEAVPQTSIPDVFRMVEEGKLDYGVVPVENSTEGQVSSTLDMFLETDLFVYSELYQRISFSLLGFETDLSLVKKIYGIRIGNEQCRNWISANLPSVEVVDTSSTAMAAKLVSERKDGLAIASKIAGEIYHLNVIAEGIEDYSGNTTRFLVIGKTESPKTKEDKTSIVFSIPNQTGSLFAILKTFNDASVNLTKIESRPLKRNLWEYHFFVDFIGHKEEPKIAELLEKVKSQCTLFKLLGSYPTAGSFPT, from the coding sequence ATGAGCAGTGCAGAAGAAGAACTAAAAAAACTCCGTGCTGGTATCGATTCATTAGACACTGAAATCATAGCTCTCATTCAAAAACGTGCTGGTTTTGCACAAGAGATTGGCCGTGTCAAAAAAGAATCTGGTGGGCCCATTTACCGCCCGGATCGTGAAAAAGATGTATATGAAAAAGTAACGAAACTATCCGGTGGTCCACTTCCCGCTTCCGTGATTCGTGCTATCTACAGGGAGATGATGTCAGGAACCATTGCCTTGGAACACCCGTTAAAGATTGGTTTTTTAGGCCCAGAAGGAAGTTTTTCTCATTCTGCTTTACGTGCCAAATTTGGAACATCCATTGAAGCGGTTCCGCAAACTTCGATCCCTGATGTGTTTCGGATGGTAGAGGAAGGAAAGTTGGATTACGGAGTGGTTCCTGTAGAAAATTCCACAGAAGGCCAAGTCAGTTCCACCTTGGATATGTTTTTAGAAACAGATCTTTTCGTTTATTCTGAGTTATACCAAAGAATTTCTTTTTCTCTACTCGGATTTGAAACAGACCTTTCTCTTGTGAAAAAAATCTATGGAATTCGAATTGGAAACGAACAATGCCGCAATTGGATTTCTGCTAACCTTCCAAGTGTGGAGGTTGTGGATACATCCTCCACAGCTATGGCGGCAAAATTAGTTTCTGAGAGAAAAGACGGCCTTGCGATTGCATCCAAAATTGCTGGTGAAATTTATCATTTAAATGTAATTGCTGAAGGGATTGAAGATTATTCGGGAAATACAACCAGGTTTTTGGTCATTGGAAAAACAGAATCACCAAAAACGAAAGAAGATAAAACATCCATAGTATTTTCTATTCCGAACCAAACGGGTTCTTTGTTTGCTATTTTAAAAACTTTTAATGATGCTTCGGTCAACTTAACAAAAATTGAATCAAGACCGTTAAAACGAAACTTATGGGAATATCATTTTTTCGTTGATTTTATTGGTCACAAAGAAGAGCCAAAAATTGCGGAGCTTTTAGAAAAAGTAAAGTCACAATGTACTTTGTTTAAACTTTTAGGTTCCTACCCAACTGCCGGATCTTTTCCTACATGA
- the scpB gene encoding SMC-Scp complex subunit ScpB: MEERTYTKGLLEALLFLSSDPIKLSALAKSCGIEKTKARELLDELILDYQEKEGGFLLREIAGGYQFITNQKYSEILAHIFKDKKRETLSRGTLDTLAIIAYKQPITLTELDEIRGVSSRAMVASLMSKKLVKAVGQKEVPGRPTLYGTTNEFLLHFGLSKLTDLPTPVEVKELKFEEFTPESIIVTDETEMNPDFDTSTLPEELQEGS; the protein is encoded by the coding sequence TTGGAAGAAAGAACTTATACTAAGGGCCTTCTTGAGGCACTTCTTTTTTTATCTTCAGATCCAATCAAATTGTCTGCACTTGCCAAATCTTGCGGGATCGAAAAAACAAAAGCCCGGGAACTCCTCGACGAACTAATCTTAGACTACCAAGAAAAAGAAGGCGGTTTTTTACTGAGAGAAATCGCCGGTGGTTACCAGTTTATCACCAACCAAAAATATAGCGAAATATTAGCTCATATCTTTAAAGATAAAAAAAGAGAAACTCTCTCTCGCGGGACTTTGGATACTCTTGCCATCATTGCTTACAAACAACCAATTACACTGACAGAACTGGATGAAATCCGCGGTGTGTCTTCTCGCGCTATGGTAGCAAGTCTTATGTCTAAAAAACTAGTGAAAGCTGTAGGACAAAAGGAAGTTCCTGGTCGACCCACTTTGTACGGAACTACCAACGAATTTTTGTTACACTTTGGTCTTAGCAAACTCACCGATCTTCCTACACCTGTGGAAGTGAAAGAACTCAAATTTGAAGAATTCACACCAGAGTCTATCATTGTGACTGATGAAACAGAAATGAATCCTGATTTTGATACAAGCACACTACCGGAAGAATTACAAGAAGGGTCTTAA
- a CDS encoding segregation and condensation protein A translates to MSQTPEFIVRWQNQDGGLTEGPLTVLWSLIDSYKVDIFEVSLSRITSDFIQFLRTSQSLSIELTSEFAVMASHLVYLKSKALLPDPGFEEEDYDPPLPKELVDKLLEHKKFQMAGQRLAELDRLTAGMFTRETNQVLDETEVWLDVSLVDLISAFNSILEQESSNEIEDLVPIYEGVSQYSVEDKMAYLQGLLEKTGEIHFMDLFETEKPEKKEIVAAFLAVLEVVKIRVCKVLQHAVFGEIKIVKV, encoded by the coding sequence GTGTCCCAAACCCCGGAGTTTATCGTCCGGTGGCAAAACCAGGACGGAGGACTGACAGAAGGACCTTTAACGGTTTTATGGTCTCTGATTGATAGTTATAAGGTTGATATTTTTGAAGTCTCCCTTTCGCGTATCACATCCGATTTCATTCAATTTTTGAGAACCAGTCAGTCCTTATCGATTGAACTTACATCTGAGTTTGCTGTGATGGCATCTCATTTGGTGTATCTAAAATCCAAAGCCTTATTGCCAGATCCTGGTTTTGAGGAAGAGGATTATGATCCTCCCCTTCCCAAAGAACTCGTCGATAAATTACTCGAACACAAAAAGTTTCAAATGGCCGGACAACGTTTGGCAGAACTGGACAGGCTCACCGCAGGTATGTTTACCCGGGAAACCAATCAGGTTTTGGATGAAACGGAAGTTTGGTTGGATGTAAGCCTTGTGGATTTGATCTCTGCATTCAATTCGATTTTGGAGCAAGAGAGTTCTAATGAAATTGAGGATCTCGTCCCAATCTACGAAGGTGTCAGCCAATACTCCGTAGAGGACAAAATGGCCTATTTACAGGGCCTTTTAGAAAAAACCGGGGAAATCCACTTTATGGATTTGTTCGAAACAGAAAAACCGGAAAAAAAAGAAATCGTCGCTGCCTTCCTTGCCGTATTAGAAGTTGTTAAAATCCGAGTTTGCAAAGTCCTCCAACATGCAGTTTTCGGTGAAATCAAAATAGTCAAGGTTTAG
- a CDS encoding response regulator, giving the protein MARILVVDDAKFMRTLVKDALVGAGHEIVGEAENGNIAVEQYKNLKPDLVTMDITMREKDGIEATKEIIKFDASAKIIMVTALGQEDLLAKAIKMGVKDFVVKPFPPERLQQAAAKALGL; this is encoded by the coding sequence ATGGCAAGAATTTTGGTTGTAGATGATGCAAAATTCATGAGAACGCTCGTAAAAGATGCGTTAGTTGGTGCGGGACACGAGATCGTAGGTGAAGCTGAGAACGGTAATATTGCGGTAGAACAATACAAAAACCTCAAACCGGACTTAGTCACTATGGACATTACCATGCGTGAAAAAGACGGAATCGAAGCAACAAAGGAAATCATTAAATTTGATGCTTCCGCTAAGATCATTATGGTAACAGCTCTGGGTCAGGAAGATTTACTGGCAAAAGCAATTAAAATGGGTGTAAAGGATTTTGTTGTAAAACCTTTCCCTCCAGAAAGATTGCAACAAGCTGCAGCAAAAGCACTAGGTTTATAA
- a CDS encoding protein-glutamate methylesterase/protein-glutamine glutaminase, which translates to MNKKPTVAIIDDSLLVRNILSDALTKKDEVQVIATGKTGMDCIDLAGKLKPDFIVLDIEMPIMDGLTALAEIKKLKLPSHVIMLSVLTQHGADATFKALELGAVDFIPKPSSGNQFSPEDIAAVLSAKIKGFSDSKQPSIEVLLRPERTERQLNKSFQKPIKVDAIGIGTSTGGPKALQTVFAGIPEDFAKPIFVVQHMPAGFTKAFADRLNSLSKIQVKEAEQGDLVQSGTAYIAPGDYQMTVVTKGKDHYIELNHTGQVNGHRPSIEVLFDSLVEAYGGDHLLSMIMTGMGKDGSQAITNIHAKGGITLAQNEATSVVYGMNRVAVELGGIDFVLPVDELVPKMIELLKSRGN; encoded by the coding sequence ATGAATAAAAAGCCAACCGTTGCCATTATTGACGACTCACTCCTCGTGAGGAATATCCTAAGTGATGCTCTCACAAAGAAGGATGAAGTGCAGGTCATTGCCACCGGCAAAACCGGCATGGACTGCATTGATTTGGCAGGGAAGCTGAAACCTGATTTTATTGTATTGGACATCGAAATGCCCATCATGGATGGCCTTACGGCTTTGGCAGAAATAAAAAAATTAAAACTACCAAGTCATGTGATCATGCTTTCGGTGTTAACACAACATGGGGCTGATGCCACATTTAAGGCATTGGAACTCGGAGCCGTAGATTTTATCCCCAAGCCGTCCAGTGGAAATCAGTTCTCCCCGGAAGACATAGCTGCGGTTTTATCCGCAAAAATCAAAGGGTTTTCTGATTCAAAGCAGCCGAGCATCGAAGTTCTCCTAAGGCCTGAGAGAACCGAACGCCAATTAAATAAAAGTTTTCAAAAACCGATCAAAGTAGACGCTATCGGAATTGGGACCTCCACGGGAGGACCAAAAGCATTGCAGACAGTCTTTGCTGGGATTCCGGAAGACTTTGCAAAACCAATCTTTGTGGTGCAACATATGCCAGCTGGGTTTACGAAGGCATTTGCAGATAGATTGAATTCCTTGTCGAAGATACAAGTGAAAGAAGCAGAACAGGGTGACTTAGTTCAGTCTGGAACCGCTTACATTGCACCAGGTGATTACCAGATGACGGTGGTCACAAAAGGAAAGGACCATTACATTGAGCTGAACCACACGGGCCAGGTCAATGGGCATAGGCCTTCGATTGAAGTATTGTTTGATAGTTTGGTGGAGGCTTATGGTGGGGACCATCTTCTATCCATGATTATGACTGGAATGGGGAAAGATGGATCACAGGCCATCACCAACATTCACGCCAAAGGTGGTATTACTCTGGCGCAGAATGAAGCAACATCTGTCGTATACGGAATGAACCGTGTTGCAGTTGAACTGGGAGGAATTGATTTTGTTCTCCCAGTGGATGAATTGGTACCAAAGATGATTGAATTATTAAAGTCGAGAGGGAATTAA
- a CDS encoding chemotaxis protein CheW has product MAGILGEYTEVFLEESEDQIEELNSNLVKLEKDHENPEIINDIFRAAHSLKSSSAFVGLYNLSDLAHTMENLLQKIREGSLEINVKLVNLLFECFDLIKQVIEGVANGVKVETPFTDMIKKLQDYEASPTKSGSGANSAKSVEAQKSKEGSPSPIALNEEEISEIRQSLKEDNDLTAFSVQLKLKDETPMQNLRLLLILQSVKQSGVIIKCNPSEDALDNGQGSFALSFVTVTKLNRHELHVQCNIDMVDTLSVEEIILPETEMEALEKKTDSSNAPSTKTMVAQPDSDEKQIVKGSANFEKAVTDSKVVMRTIKVSSDKLDQLMNNVGELVITNSGFQKIYDDLVAQFGEDSLFNELKGKIDQINRISKDLQTGIMNIRMVPIGSVFNRFTRLIRDLSLETGKQVNLVLRGENTELDKKVIDAIGEPLIHLIRNSVDHGIESPAERRSAGKPEEGTVELNAYQGGSNILVEIRDDGKGLNKDKILKKAIERGLVNESDAQNLSESDIFQFIFAPGFSTADKISDISGRGVGMNVVNKLIEEFKGKILIHSEEGKGSSFTLSFPQALAIIPSILVIMEEEVYAFPLSEVSETIKVNLDQITTLEGHEIINLRGEVLPIYRLNRILGLADKQDMVEVPVVIVNYKTRKLGFMVDDLIGKHETVIKSLGKNFKDIQGLTGATIMGDGTIILVLDIPGLVEIAADKIDWSDKLVAGEMMKRASTIRSLEMSDSEFMFKSNHPTNRYNAKLIELRAKDKSRVKKDKHKIEKHVIVPKEEVFAEEPATNLKITTEVIKTETEVNGDSGESTKSATATLVIDHKTDEIHRLADVAKIENVKLTEREQAAEIIKGFVEQKEERLNQVAALNSEAINEIMSSKDIKKLENIVNTGMMNAGVVLSQLVGKEVELFIPEIKLTDREGLAKEFRYSMDQFFGMKIRMTGDLNGNLLMMFSEENGSEIAKELLGSEDAKYAEGSLHKLSEDMVSVLSEISNIVCSSVMNSLSNKLKKEILPSVPEMITGSFMDVIDIVKPERTKFLSMHTEFNHQGSNLIGVLVFLPDFDELVDLIHKS; this is encoded by the coding sequence TTGGCTGGAATTTTAGGCGAATACACAGAAGTTTTCCTGGAAGAATCTGAGGATCAAATTGAGGAATTGAATTCCAATTTGGTGAAACTCGAAAAGGACCATGAAAACCCGGAAATCATCAATGACATCTTTCGTGCGGCACACTCTTTAAAAAGTTCATCTGCCTTCGTTGGACTTTATAATTTATCTGATTTAGCCCATACGATGGAAAACCTTCTGCAAAAAATTAGAGAAGGTAGTTTAGAAATTAATGTCAAACTTGTTAATTTACTGTTTGAATGTTTTGATTTGATCAAACAAGTGATCGAAGGAGTTGCCAACGGTGTAAAGGTAGAAACGCCTTTTACTGACATGATTAAAAAGCTCCAAGATTATGAAGCCTCACCAACCAAGTCTGGTTCCGGCGCAAACTCTGCAAAATCAGTTGAAGCTCAGAAATCGAAAGAAGGTTCTCCTTCTCCGATTGCTTTAAATGAGGAAGAAATTTCGGAAATCCGTCAGTCCCTAAAAGAAGATAACGATCTAACTGCCTTTTCTGTTCAGTTAAAATTAAAAGATGAAACCCCGATGCAAAACCTACGTCTTCTTTTGATTTTGCAATCAGTAAAACAATCTGGTGTTATTATTAAATGTAATCCTTCTGAGGATGCATTGGACAATGGTCAGGGCAGTTTTGCACTTTCCTTTGTAACCGTCACTAAACTGAATCGCCATGAATTACATGTTCAGTGTAACATCGATATGGTGGATACACTATCTGTGGAAGAAATAATACTACCTGAAACAGAAATGGAAGCACTTGAAAAAAAGACTGACTCCTCTAACGCTCCATCAACAAAAACTATGGTCGCACAACCAGATTCAGATGAAAAACAGATCGTAAAGGGATCTGCTAACTTTGAAAAAGCTGTCACAGATTCTAAAGTCGTGATGAGAACCATTAAAGTATCTTCTGACAAACTAGACCAACTCATGAATAACGTGGGAGAACTAGTCATTACCAACTCCGGATTCCAAAAGATCTATGATGATTTAGTGGCTCAGTTTGGAGAAGATTCATTATTCAATGAACTCAAAGGAAAAATCGATCAAATTAACCGGATTTCCAAAGACTTACAAACTGGAATCATGAATATTAGAATGGTTCCGATTGGATCTGTATTCAACCGATTCACAAGGCTCATTCGTGATCTTTCTTTGGAAACTGGCAAACAAGTTAATTTGGTTTTACGTGGTGAAAACACTGAACTTGATAAAAAGGTAATCGATGCGATTGGAGAACCACTCATTCATCTCATTCGTAATTCCGTAGATCATGGGATTGAGTCTCCTGCAGAAAGACGTTCCGCTGGAAAACCGGAAGAAGGAACCGTGGAACTCAATGCCTACCAAGGTGGGTCCAATATCCTTGTCGAAATTCGAGATGATGGAAAGGGATTGAACAAAGATAAAATCCTTAAAAAAGCCATTGAACGTGGACTTGTAAATGAATCGGATGCACAGAATCTTTCTGAATCCGATATCTTTCAATTTATCTTTGCGCCAGGATTTTCGACTGCTGATAAAATCTCCGATATTTCTGGCCGTGGTGTGGGAATGAACGTCGTCAATAAACTCATCGAAGAGTTTAAGGGCAAAATCCTCATCCATTCGGAAGAAGGAAAAGGTTCATCCTTTACCTTATCTTTCCCGCAAGCACTTGCCATCATCCCATCTATCCTTGTGATTATGGAAGAAGAAGTGTATGCTTTCCCACTTTCCGAAGTTTCTGAAACCATTAAGGTCAACTTGGACCAAATCACTACTTTAGAAGGCCATGAGATCATCAACTTACGTGGAGAGGTTCTGCCAATCTATCGTTTGAATCGTATCCTTGGCCTTGCAGACAAACAAGATATGGTGGAAGTTCCTGTGGTCATCGTGAACTATAAAACAAGAAAACTTGGTTTTATGGTCGATGATTTGATTGGAAAACATGAAACCGTAATCAAATCCCTTGGTAAAAACTTTAAAGACATCCAAGGCCTAACGGGCGCCACCATCATGGGAGATGGAACTATCATTCTTGTTTTGGACATTCCTGGACTTGTTGAAATTGCTGCAGATAAAATTGATTGGTCTGATAAGTTAGTTGCTGGTGAAATGATGAAGAGGGCTTCTACCATTCGTTCTTTGGAGATGTCTGATTCTGAATTTATGTTTAAATCAAACCATCCAACAAATCGCTATAATGCGAAGTTGATTGAGTTACGCGCCAAGGACAAATCACGAGTTAAAAAAGATAAACATAAAATAGAAAAACACGTCATTGTTCCAAAAGAAGAGGTGTTTGCAGAAGAACCGGCTACCAATCTGAAAATCACTACCGAAGTGATCAAAACAGAAACAGAAGTGAACGGGGATTCTGGCGAATCTACTAAATCGGCAACAGCTACACTTGTGATTGATCACAAAACAGATGAAATCCACCGTTTGGCTGATGTTGCAAAAATTGAGAATGTTAAGTTAACAGAAAGGGAACAAGCCGCAGAAATCATTAAAGGTTTTGTGGAACAAAAAGAAGAAAGATTGAATCAGGTTGCTGCCTTAAATTCGGAAGCTATTAACGAGATCATGTCTTCCAAAGATATCAAAAAACTGGAGAATATTGTAAATACGGGTATGATGAATGCCGGTGTCGTTTTGTCTCAGTTAGTTGGTAAAGAGGTGGAACTTTTTATTCCAGAAATCAAACTTACCGATAGAGAAGGATTGGCGAAAGAATTCCGATATTCGATGGACCAATTTTTTGGAATGAAAATTCGTATGACGGGAGACCTAAACGGAAACCTTCTTATGATGTTTTCAGAAGAAAATGGATCCGAAATTGCAAAAGAGTTACTTGGGTCAGAAGATGCAAAGTATGCAGAAGGTAGCCTTCATAAACTATCAGAGGATATGGTTTCTGTTTTATCTGAAATCTCCAATATCGTTTGTTCTAGCGTGATGAACTCTCTTTCGAATAAACTGAAAAAGGAAATTTTACCTTCAGTTCCAGAGATGATCACTGGAAGTTTTATGGATGTGATCGACATTGTAAAACCGGAAAGAACAAAATTTTTGTCCATGCATACTGAATTTAATCACCAAGGTAGTAACCTAATTGGTGTTTTGGTATTCCTGCCAGATTTTGATGAGCTGGTAGATTTGATTCATAAATCATGA
- a CDS encoding chemotaxis protein CheW, translating into MDQETLLTSLAEKTKMEQESDLGDLEQFLTFTIDKEFFGIRLLLVHEILKPVLITRIPNVDDYILGVINLRGEIIPIVDLKKRFHGADSEIFPISRIVVIMLDEKRIGVLVDEVKQVVKIQKDFISYTTDDLSLNYSKMVESVSRYEDHLILNLDLEQIVDFVSSAK; encoded by the coding sequence ATGGACCAAGAAACATTACTCACATCCCTGGCGGAAAAAACCAAAATGGAACAAGAGTCCGATCTGGGAGACTTGGAACAGTTCCTTACTTTTACCATTGATAAAGAATTTTTCGGGATTCGTTTATTACTGGTGCATGAAATTTTAAAACCAGTTTTAATCACTCGGATTCCCAATGTAGATGATTACATTTTAGGTGTCATTAACCTTCGTGGAGAGATCATTCCTATTGTGGATTTGAAAAAAAGATTCCATGGAGCCGATTCCGAAATTTTCCCAATTTCAAGAATCGTCGTCATCATGTTAGATGAAAAAAGAATCGGTGTCCTTGTTGATGAAGTCAAACAGGTTGTTAAAATCCAAAAAGATTTTATCAGTTATACAACTGATGACTTGTCGTTAAACTATAGTAAGATGGTAGAGTCAGTATCTAGATACGAAGACCATTTGATTTTGAATTTGGATTTGGAACAAATTGTTGATTTTGTTTCATCCGCAAAGTAA
- a CDS encoding 5-formyltetrahydrofolate cyclo-ligase has protein sequence MNPISKEDARNILKKNLPNLPEREDHEAAILKRLYPLLQGKSKIITYAPDLRYEVDVLPIIESSPLPRPTGFIEARHSAKWYFPRMNAEKKLRFLRPFSFEKNELGLFEPIGDEEISVEEADLILVPALGFNEKGYRLGRGGGYYDRILNSESLQKKTVGLSFSKLFPVPFLAENHDLKIGKMITETQIHSFLD, from the coding sequence TTGAATCCAATTTCCAAAGAAGATGCTAGGAACATTCTAAAAAAAAACCTTCCGAATCTTCCCGAACGGGAAGACCATGAAGCTGCCATCTTAAAGCGATTGTACCCACTTTTGCAAGGCAAATCAAAAATCATCACATACGCACCAGACCTTCGGTATGAAGTGGATGTACTTCCCATTATTGAATCTAGTCCTCTTCCGAGGCCAACTGGATTTATCGAAGCCAGACATTCTGCCAAATGGTATTTCCCTCGGATGAATGCAGAAAAAAAACTTCGATTCCTTCGTCCGTTTTCCTTTGAAAAAAATGAATTGGGACTTTTTGAGCCAATAGGAGATGAGGAGATCTCCGTAGAGGAAGCCGATTTGATTCTTGTACCTGCCCTTGGATTCAATGAAAAAGGATACCGTTTGGGACGAGGTGGTGGGTATTATGATCGCATTTTAAATTCAGAATCTCTACAAAAGAAAACAGTAGGACTTAGTTTTTCTAAACTTTTTCCCGTCCCATTTCTTGCAGAGAATCACGATTTAAAAATAGGAAAAATGATTACGGAAACTCAGATTCATTCGTTTTTAGATTGA
- a CDS encoding cell division protein ZapA: protein MAESAPKSQKITKQIFGETYTIVGEASSGYISEVADYVESRLNDLSKALPAASKTKLAVLCALNLADELFQMRDVSAKAKENPELEERTKKIISLLEEGIIGDHF from the coding sequence ATGGCAGAGTCTGCCCCAAAGTCACAGAAAATAACCAAACAAATCTTTGGTGAAACTTATACCATTGTAGGTGAGGCCTCCTCGGGATATATATCTGAGGTGGCTGATTACGTAGAATCTCGTTTAAACGATTTATCCAAGGCTTTGCCTGCGGCTTCCAAAACAAAATTAGCAGTACTTTGTGCACTCAACTTAGCGGATGAATTATTTCAAATGAGAGATGTCTCTGCCAAGGCAAAAGAAAATCCCGAACTAGAAGAACGAACAAAGAAGATCATTTCTCTATTAGAAGAGGGGATCATTGGGGATCATTTTTGA